In a genomic window of Opisthocomus hoazin isolate bOpiHoa1 chromosome 19, bOpiHoa1.hap1, whole genome shotgun sequence:
- the TLR4 gene encoding toll-like receptor 4, with translation MRRRGALPPWTLVVLLQLALVPSQLAGCLLNPCSEVIPNKAYRCMGLNVSGVPAEVPNTTQNLDLSFSNLKSLGSNYFSSVPGLHLLDLSRCQLHTIEDNSFKDLHNLSTLILTANPLQYLGTAAFYGLTSLKKIVLVETNIASLTDLPIGHLHTLQELNLGHNNIASLKLPKYFTNLTSLRHLSFLSNKITYVSKGDLDALREANRLNLTLVLSLNNIKYIQPGSFAKIHLGELVLRSSFENFNVMHTSLQGLTGLEVNRLIVGEFSDSQRLVDFQSGLLSGLCQVQMQEFVLICFRSFENNTDTLFNCIGNVSSIRLVDLQLEEVSEVPMFSQVKQLECKKCKFKEVPAVKLSLFKELRVLRITKSKHLNSFQQTFEHLTNLEVIDLSENRLSFTRCCSPQFRKCPNLKHLNLSFNSDISVTGDFTNVKNLLYLDFQNTKLFGPGSYPVFLSLQKLIYLDISHTRTHVKSQCTFCGLNSLQVLKMAGNSFENNKLANNFKNLSHLHILDISSCKLVQVDQSTFDALSELKELNISNNKLLNLDPVVYKPLQALTALDFSNNQLSVLLDSALEILPDSLVLLDISQNMFECSCVHLNFLKWIKEKQDLLQNKELMICHTPAYMKNVSLSSFDLSSCQLDASTVAFSVITLLAAAVVIFLIFKYYFQLYYSFVLLSGCKHSAERGDTYDAFVIHSSKDQEWVMKELVEPLEGGTPPFNLCLYYRDFLPGVPIVTNIIQEGFLSSRNVIAVISTDFLESKWCSFEFDIAQSWQLVEGKAGIIMIVLGEVNKTLLRQRLGLSRYLRRNTYLEWKNKEISRLIFWRQLTGVLLEGKKWNRKEVKVT, from the exons ATGCGCAGGAGAGGAGCTCTGCCCCCGTGGACACTCgtggtgctgctgcagctggcactTGTCCCATCACAGCTGGCAGGCTGCCTCCTCAATCCCTGTTCAGAG GTGATCCCTAACAAAGCTTACAGATGCATGGGACTGAACGTCTCTGGAGTTCCTGCTGAAGTCCCAAATACCACCCAGAACCTGGATCTCAGTTTCAGCAATCTGAAATCACTGGGGTCAAACTATTTTTCATCAGTCCCTGGGCTGCATCTTCTGGATCTTTCAAG GTGCCAACTCCATACAATAGAAGATAACTCTTTTAAGGATCTTCATAATCTTTCCACCTTAATTTTAACTGCCAATCCCCTCCAGTATCTGGGGACCGCAGCCTTCTATGGCTTAACATCTCTGAAAAAAATAGTACTGGTGGAAACCAACATAGCCTCTCTGACTGACCTACCCATTGGACACTTGCATACCCTGCAGGAGCTGAATTTGGGCCACAACAACATTGCTTCACTGAAGCTTCCCAAGTATTTCACCAATCTGACCTCTCTCAggcacctcagctttctctctAACAAGATCACGTATGTCTCCAAAGGAGACCTTGATGCTCTGAGGGAAGCAAACAGGCTCAACCTCACACTGGTGCTTTCCTtgaataatataaaatatatacagcCAGGGTCCTTTGCAAAAATTCACCTTGGTGAGCTCGTTCTAAGGTCCTCTTTTGAGAACTTCAATGTGATGCACACTTCTCTCCAAGGCCTGACAGGTTTAGAGGTCAACAGACTAATAGTTGGAGAATTCAGTGACAGTCAGAGACTGGTAGACTTTCAGAGTGGACTCTTGAGTGGACTGTGTCAGGTACAAATGCAAGAGTTTGTCTTAATCTGTTTCAGGAGTTTTGAGAATAACACAGACACTCTTTTTAACTGCATAGGCAACGTCTCCAGTATTCGACTGGTGGACCTCCAACTTGAAGAAGTGTCAGAGGTTCCTATGTTCTCTCAAGTGAAACAGCTGGAATGCAAGAAATGCAAGTTTAAGGAAGTGCCTGCCGTGAAGCTGTCTCTTTTCAAGGAGTTGAGGGTGCTTCGTATTACCAAGAGCAAACACCTCAATAGCTTCCAGCAGACATTTGAGCATCTAACTAATCTGGAGGTCATAGATTTGAGTGAGAATCGTCTCTCCTTCACTCGCTGCTGTTCCCCTCAGTTTCGCAAGTGTCCAAATTTGAAACACTTGAACCTAAGCTTCAATTCTGACATCAGCGTGACTGGAGATTTTACTAATGTGAAGAATTTGTTATATTTGGACTTTCAGAACACAAAGTTATTTGGTCCTGGTTCCTATCCTGTCTTTCTGTCCCTCCAAAAACTCATCTATCTCGATATTTCCCATACCAGAACTCATGTTAAATCCCAGTGTACATTCTGTGGCTTGAACTCTTTGCAAGTGCTCAAGATGGCAGGAAACTCCTTTGAGAATAATAAACTGGCCAACAACTTCAAAAACCTAAGTCACCTCCACATCTTGGATATTTCAAGTTGCAAATTAGTACAGGTGGATCAAAGTACATTTGATGCCCTCTCTGAATTAAAAGAGCTGAACATCAGCAACAATAAGCTGCTGAACTTGGATCCTGTAGTCTACAAGCCACTTCAAGCGCTCACAGCCCTGGATTTCAGCAACAACCAGCTGAGTGTTCTGTTGGACTCAGCCCTGGAAATCCTGCCTGATAGTCTGGTCCTGTTAGACATCTCTCAAAACATGTTTGAATGCTCTTGTGTACACTTGAACTTTCTGAAATGGATCAAGGAAAAGCAGGATCTACTGCAGAACAAGGAGCTGATGATATGCCACACGCCTGCATACATGAAGAACGTGAGCCTGTCAAGCTTCGATCTGTCCTCCTGCCAACTCGATGCAAGCACAGTGGCATTCTCAGTGATTACGTTGCTTGCTGCAGCGGTCGTCATCTTCCTGATTTTCAAGTACTACTTCCAGCTATACTACTCCTTTGTGCTGCTCAGTGGGTGTAAACACTCTGCAGAAAGGGGTGACACCTATGATGCATTTGTCATCCACTCCAGCAAAGACCAAGAATGGGTGATGAAAGAGCTGGTGGAACCCTTAGAAGGAGGAACGCCTCCCTTCAATCTTTGTCTTTACTACAGGGATTTCCTACCAGGGGTACCCATTGTCACCAATATAATCCAAGAAGGTTTTCTGAGTAGCAGAAATGTCATTGCAGTCATCTCTACTGACTTTCTGGAGAGCAAGTGGTGTAGCTTTGAGTTTGACATTGCCCAGTCCTGGCAGCTTGTTGAAGGAAAGGCTGGAATCATCATGATTGTACTAGGAGAAGTGAATAAGACCTTGCTgaggcagaggctggggctgtCCCGATACCTGAGGAGGAACACCTATCTGGAgtggaaaaataaggaaataagcaGGCTCATCTTCTGGAGGCAGCTGACAGGAGTCCTGCTAGAAGGTAAAAAATGGAATCGCAAGGAGGTAAAGGTCACGTGA